One Gemmatimonadota bacterium genomic region harbors:
- a CDS encoding pyridoxal-dependent decarboxylase: MTPDAIRAAYAHDASREVAHRVVDLAVDFLERAGRGDGPVSTPLAPAEIRERFDEPAPTEGHPLDEVLARVRRDILADANRLSHPMYLGHQVSAPLPLGAWVDAIAASLNNSQAVNEMSPTLSHVERRVVRWMNDAIGWGAGAGGTFTSGGTEASFTAMLAARAHLMPNAWVEGVGANPPVIVCGEHTHYAVSRTAGQLGLGVRQVITVPSDGYAMSASALAGILAQCQLAGRRVMAVVATAGQTATGTFDDIDAVADACEPHGAWLHVDGAHGASALLSERHRHLLRGIARAHSVAWDPHKMMLLPISAGAVLVRNERWLDAAFAQRAPYLFQADAINWNIGPRSFQCSRRGDVLKVWVAWQRYGTRGFASMYDLLCDLTTELHGSLQRHPAFTPLHEPQGNILCFRWTGDATKDDAELDRINTLTRERYNTSGEGWITSTVLGGRTVLRVTIQNPRTTSEHLGRLVAGLDQVASAVGD; this comes from the coding sequence GTGACTCCTGACGCAATCCGCGCGGCCTACGCGCACGATGCCTCACGCGAGGTGGCGCACCGCGTCGTGGACCTCGCCGTCGACTTCCTCGAACGCGCGGGCCGCGGCGATGGCCCGGTGTCGACGCCGTTGGCACCTGCGGAGATCCGCGAACGGTTCGACGAGCCGGCCCCCACCGAGGGGCATCCGCTGGACGAGGTCCTCGCGCGCGTCCGCCGCGATATCCTGGCGGACGCCAACCGTCTCTCCCACCCGATGTACCTGGGGCACCAGGTCTCGGCGCCACTCCCGTTAGGCGCCTGGGTCGACGCGATCGCGGCGAGCCTGAACAACTCGCAGGCGGTCAACGAGATGTCGCCGACGCTCTCGCATGTGGAGCGTCGGGTGGTCCGCTGGATGAACGACGCCATCGGCTGGGGAGCCGGCGCTGGCGGCACCTTTACCTCCGGCGGGACAGAAGCCTCGTTCACGGCGATGCTGGCCGCCCGCGCCCACCTCATGCCGAATGCCTGGGTCGAAGGGGTCGGGGCGAACCCGCCAGTGATCGTCTGCGGGGAGCACACGCACTACGCCGTCTCGCGCACCGCCGGCCAACTGGGGCTTGGCGTGCGGCAGGTCATCACGGTGCCAAGTGACGGCTACGCGATGTCGGCGAGTGCACTGGCCGGGATTCTTGCGCAGTGCCAGTTGGCGGGACGCCGCGTCATGGCCGTCGTGGCGACCGCGGGCCAGACGGCGACCGGGACCTTCGATGACATCGACGCCGTGGCCGATGCCTGCGAGCCACACGGCGCGTGGCTGCATGTCGATGGCGCGCACGGCGCATCGGCGTTGTTGTCAGAACGGCATCGGCACCTCCTGCGCGGCATCGCGCGCGCGCACTCGGTCGCGTGGGATCCGCACAAGATGATGCTCCTCCCGATCTCGGCCGGCGCCGTGCTCGTGCGGAACGAACGCTGGCTGGACGCGGCATTTGCGCAGCGGGCGCCGTACCTCTTCCAGGCGGATGCGATCAACTGGAACATCGGCCCACGCTCGTTTCAGTGTTCGCGGCGCGGGGATGTCCTGAAGGTGTGGGTCGCCTGGCAGCGTTATGGCACCCGGGGATTCGCGAGCATGTACGACCTGCTCTGTGACCTCACCACCGAGCTGCACGGGTCGTTGCAACGGCATCCGGCGTTCACACCGCTGCACGAGCCACAGGGGAACATCCTGTGTTTCCGGTGGACCGGGGATGCGACGAAGGACGACGCCGAGCTTGATCGCATCAATACGCTCACGCGGGAGCGCTACAACACGTCCGGGGAGGGGTGGATCACCTCCACCGTGCTGGGCGGGCGCACCGTCCTCCGTGTCACGATCCAGAACCCGCGCACCACCAGCGAACACCTTGGTCGGCTTGTCGCCGGACTGGACCAGGTCGCGTCCGCGGTGGGTGACTAG
- a CDS encoding antibiotic biosynthesis monooxygenase yields MFGLIGSFKAVPGKRRELADILISGVGGMPGCRSYIVAEDPREDDTLWITEVWDSQASHRASLQLPEVRAAISKGKPLIHAFGEHRETRVVGGHGL; encoded by the coding sequence ATGTTCGGCCTCATCGGCTCCTTCAAGGCGGTCCCCGGCAAGCGCCGCGAATTGGCGGATATTCTCATCTCCGGCGTGGGGGGAATGCCGGGATGCCGCTCCTATATCGTGGCCGAAGACCCCCGAGAGGACGACACGCTCTGGATTACCGAGGTATGGGATTCCCAGGCCTCACACCGAGCCTCGCTGCAACTCCCCGAGGTCCGAGCTGCCATCAGCAAGGGCAAGCCGCTGATCCACGCCTTTGGTGAACACCGCGAAACGCGCGTCGTGGGCGGGCACGGGCTCTAG
- a CDS encoding TlpA family protein disulfide reductase: protein MIRRLLSVAALVAAPALASAQRAIDLEIGAKAPDMALLTLDGQPANLSAYIGKTPFLMEVWATWCENCEALAPRILAAKQKYGNQMKFLGVAVSFNQSPARVKAHMEKHGFDIETLYDKKGEADVIYGVKATSTIVVVDKSGKIVYAGAGAGQDIEAAVKKGLGM, encoded by the coding sequence ATGATCCGTCGCCTCCTCTCGGTCGCCGCCCTTGTTGCCGCACCGGCTCTGGCCTCCGCCCAGCGCGCGATCGACCTCGAGATCGGGGCGAAGGCGCCAGACATGGCGCTGCTCACCCTGGATGGCCAGCCCGCCAACCTCTCGGCCTACATCGGGAAGACTCCCTTCCTGATGGAAGTGTGGGCCACCTGGTGCGAGAACTGCGAGGCCCTCGCTCCGCGCATCCTCGCCGCGAAGCAGAAGTACGGGAACCAGATGAAGTTCCTCGGCGTCGCCGTCTCGTTCAACCAGTCGCCGGCACGCGTGAAGGCGCACATGGAGAAACACGGCTTCGACATCGAGACCCTCTATGACAAGAAGGGCGAAGCTGACGTGATCTACGGGGTGAAGGCCACCTCAACGATCGTCGTGGTGGACAAGTCGGGGAAGATTGTCTATGCCGGGGCCGGCGCCGGGCAGGACATCGAGGCGGCGGTGAAGAAGGGGTTGGGGATGTAG
- a CDS encoding sulfite exporter TauE/SafE family protein, whose product MDFANITDQLSGSPLAAFGALFLAGVLTSFTPCIYPMIPITAAIVGGGEAAPGEKRSRFRPLLLSLTYVLGLAAVYATLGLVAGMTGTMFGRISTNPWLYFAMANLLLLAALAMFDVIPVRVPAALLQRASSAGEGGRFGGALLMGAMSGLVAAPCSAPVMIAVLTWVTETKSALMGFLYLFVFSLGMCTLLVVVGVSSGSLSRLPKAGLWMVRVKKFFGLVMIGVAQYYLIKMGQLLI is encoded by the coding sequence ATGGACTTCGCCAACATCACCGACCAGCTGTCCGGGAGCCCGCTCGCAGCCTTCGGGGCGCTCTTCCTGGCTGGGGTCCTGACGAGCTTCACGCCGTGCATCTACCCGATGATCCCGATCACGGCGGCGATCGTCGGCGGGGGCGAGGCGGCCCCCGGGGAGAAGCGCTCCCGGTTCCGCCCCCTGCTCCTCTCCCTGACCTACGTCCTTGGGCTCGCGGCGGTCTACGCCACCCTTGGCCTCGTCGCCGGGATGACCGGCACGATGTTTGGCCGCATCAGTACCAACCCGTGGCTCTACTTCGCCATGGCCAACCTGTTGCTGCTGGCCGCCCTGGCGATGTTCGACGTGATCCCTGTGCGAGTCCCCGCGGCCCTGCTGCAGCGGGCCAGTAGCGCGGGCGAAGGGGGTCGGTTCGGTGGCGCCTTGCTCATGGGGGCGATGTCCGGCCTCGTGGCCGCCCCCTGCTCCGCCCCAGTCATGATCGCCGTCCTGACCTGGGTCACGGAAACCAAGAGCGCCCTGATGGGGTTCCTCTATTTGTTCGTCTTTTCGCTCGGGATGTGCACCCTATTGGTCGTGGTCGGGGTATCGTCCGGGTCGCTCTCGCGCCTGCCGAAGGCCGGCCTCTGGATGGTGCGGGTGAAGAAGTTCTTCGGGCTCGTGATGATCGGCGTAGCGCAGTATTACCTCATCAAGATGGGACAACTCCTGATATGA
- a CDS encoding DUF350 domain-containing protein yields MEWRIVGSNFLYASLGVVLMFLAYRVIDWLTPQVNFNEELRRGNVAVAIFIAALFIAIALIIGQSLN; encoded by the coding sequence ATGGAGTGGCGCATTGTCGGTTCCAACTTCTTGTACGCGTCCCTTGGCGTCGTCCTGATGTTCCTGGCGTATCGGGTGATCGACTGGCTGACGCCGCAGGTCAACTTCAATGAGGAGCTGCGCCGCGGGAACGTCGCCGTGGCGATCTTCATCGCCGCGCTCTTCATTGCCATCGCGCTGATCATCGGCCAGTCGCTGAACTGA
- a CDS encoding transglycosylase SLT domain-containing protein, giving the protein MRAWVLLVALVLGPCGEALAQAPKRPRRKAPDYDDTFRKYSKRYFGPTFDWKLFKAQGMTESNLDATARSRVGARGVMQLMPSTARAIRSDNEDLSWVEDPEMNIAAGIEYDRTLWRLWEADSVLDHRAEFMFASYNAGRRTILRAQGHARRAKLDHRQWPSIRKVAARVPRWRHRETLEYIERIAAAREGLGR; this is encoded by the coding sequence ATGCGCGCCTGGGTGCTGTTGGTCGCCCTGGTCCTCGGTCCGTGCGGGGAGGCCCTCGCGCAGGCGCCCAAACGCCCGCGACGCAAGGCGCCGGACTACGATGACACCTTTCGGAAGTACAGCAAGCGATACTTTGGCCCCACGTTCGACTGGAAGTTGTTCAAGGCGCAGGGGATGACGGAAAGCAACCTGGACGCGACCGCGCGCAGTCGCGTGGGGGCGCGTGGGGTGATGCAGCTGATGCCGTCGACCGCGCGGGCGATCCGCTCGGACAACGAGGACCTGTCGTGGGTGGAGGACCCGGAGATGAACATCGCCGCGGGCATCGAATACGATCGGACCCTGTGGAGGCTCTGGGAGGCAGATTCGGTGCTTGACCACCGCGCGGAGTTCATGTTCGCGAGCTACAACGCGGGGCGGCGCACGATCCTGCGGGCTCAGGGGCATGCGCGTCGGGCGAAGCTGGATCACCGGCAATGGCCGAGCATCCGGAAGGTCGCGGCGCGAGTGCCGCGATGGCGCCATCGCGAGACCCTGGAGTACATCGAGCGGATCGCCGCCGCCCGGGAAGGGTTGGGGCGCTAG
- the ettA gene encoding energy-dependent translational throttle protein EttA translates to MAPQFIYHMKALTKVVPPSRVILNDIWLSFYPGAKIGVLGANGAGKSSLLKIMAGIDTDWNGEAWAAAGTRIGYLSQEPQLDASLDVRGNVELAVKEQRGLLDKFNEISMKFAEPMDDDAMQKLMDEQAKVQDRIDALDLWNLDNKIEVAMDALRLPPGEADVTVLSGGEKRRVALCRILLEQPDLLLLDEPTNHLDAESVAWLEHHLEAFPGTVVAITHDRYFLDNVAKWILELDRGAGHPYEGNYSGWLEQKSQRMAQEEKTASARQKTLERELEWVRMAPRARQAKNKARIQKYEELASEQRQERVAQNEIVIPPAPRLGNDVVIAEKLKKSFGDNLLFENVSFSLPRGGIVGIIGPNGAGKTTLFRMITGSESPDSGTLKLGDTVHIAYSDQTRTLDGARTVWDEISGGSESIQVGKREMNSRAYVGSFGFRGADQQKLVANLSGGERNRLHMAKTMLAGGNLLLLDEPTNDLDVDTLRALEDALLDFAGCAVVISHDRWFLDRIATHILAFEGDSEVVWFEGNYGAYIEDLKRRKGPDADQPHRIKYKKLVRG, encoded by the coding sequence ATGGCTCCGCAGTTCATCTACCACATGAAGGCCCTCACGAAGGTGGTTCCCCCTTCGCGAGTCATCCTGAACGATATCTGGCTCTCGTTCTACCCAGGCGCCAAGATCGGCGTCCTCGGCGCCAACGGCGCCGGAAAGTCGTCCCTGCTCAAGATCATGGCCGGGATCGACACCGACTGGAACGGCGAGGCGTGGGCCGCCGCCGGAACCCGCATCGGGTACCTGTCCCAGGAGCCCCAGCTGGATGCGTCGCTGGACGTGCGCGGGAACGTGGAACTCGCCGTGAAGGAACAACGTGGCCTGCTCGACAAGTTCAACGAGATCTCCATGAAGTTCGCCGAGCCGATGGACGACGACGCGATGCAGAAGCTCATGGACGAGCAGGCGAAGGTGCAGGATCGCATCGACGCACTCGACCTGTGGAACCTCGACAACAAGATCGAAGTGGCGATGGACGCCCTGCGTCTTCCGCCGGGCGAGGCGGACGTCACGGTACTCTCCGGCGGTGAAAAGCGTCGGGTCGCGTTGTGCCGCATCCTGCTCGAACAGCCGGACCTGCTGCTGCTCGACGAACCCACCAACCACCTGGACGCCGAATCCGTGGCCTGGCTGGAGCACCACCTCGAGGCCTTCCCCGGGACGGTCGTGGCCATCACGCACGATCGCTACTTCCTGGACAACGTCGCGAAGTGGATCCTGGAGCTCGATCGCGGGGCGGGGCACCCCTACGAGGGGAACTACTCCGGATGGTTGGAGCAGAAGAGCCAGCGCATGGCGCAGGAAGAGAAGACGGCGAGCGCCCGGCAGAAGACCCTGGAGCGCGAGTTGGAGTGGGTGCGCATGGCCCCACGGGCGCGCCAGGCGAAGAACAAGGCGCGTATCCAGAAGTACGAGGAGCTGGCGAGCGAGCAGCGGCAGGAGCGTGTGGCGCAGAACGAGATCGTGATCCCGCCGGCGCCGCGTCTCGGGAACGATGTGGTCATCGCGGAGAAGCTGAAGAAGTCGTTCGGCGACAACCTGCTCTTTGAGAACGTGAGCTTCTCGCTGCCGCGTGGCGGCATCGTGGGTATCATCGGTCCCAACGGCGCGGGCAAGACGACGCTGTTCCGCATGATCACGGGGAGCGAGTCGCCGGACAGCGGCACGCTCAAGTTGGGGGACACGGTGCACATCGCCTACTCGGACCAGACGCGCACGCTCGACGGGGCGCGTACGGTATGGGACGAGATTTCTGGTGGGTCCGAGAGCATCCAGGTCGGGAAGCGGGAGATGAACTCGCGCGCCTACGTCGGGTCGTTTGGGTTCCGCGGGGCGGACCAGCAGAAGCTCGTGGCGAACCTCTCCGGTGGTGAGCGCAACCGACTGCACATGGCCAAGACGATGCTGGCCGGCGGCAACCTGCTCCTGCTCGACGAGCCAACGAACGACCTGGACGTCGATACGCTGCGTGCCCTCGAGGATGCGCTGCTCGACTTTGCGGGATGCGCCGTGGTGATCTCCCACGATCGCTGGTTCCTGGACCGGATCGCGACGCACATCCTGGCGTTCGAGGGTGACTCGGAGGTGGTGTGGTTCGAGGGGAACTATGGGGCGTACATCGAGGACCTGAAGCGCCGGAAGGGGCCGGACGCCGACCAGCCGCACCGGATCAAGTACAAGAAGCTGGTGCGCGGCTAG
- a CDS encoding tRNA (cytidine(34)-2'-O)-methyltransferase codes for MGLHVVLVHPEIHWNTGNAGRTCLATGATLHLVEPLGFSLDEREVKRAGLDYWPHVDLRTWPSWEAFEAELPAFGTPWFFSTKGTRTYWDAPLGAYTDSVLVFGRETGGLPVDLLHRYADQVVRMPMMSPLVRSLNLSTSVGVAVYEAIRQQVKFGLRQG; via the coding sequence ATGGGGCTCCATGTGGTGCTCGTGCACCCGGAGATTCACTGGAACACCGGCAACGCCGGTCGCACCTGCCTGGCCACCGGTGCGACCCTGCACCTCGTGGAACCGTTAGGCTTCTCGCTCGACGAGCGCGAGGTCAAGCGCGCCGGGCTGGACTACTGGCCGCACGTTGACCTGCGGACCTGGCCATCATGGGAGGCGTTCGAGGCGGAGTTGCCGGCGTTCGGGACGCCCTGGTTCTTCTCCACCAAGGGGACGCGCACCTACTGGGACGCCCCCCTCGGCGCGTACACCGATTCCGTGCTCGTGTTTGGCCGCGAGACTGGTGGGTTGCCGGTGGACCTCCTGCACCGCTACGCGGACCAGGTGGTGCGCATGCCGATGATGTCGCCCCTCGTGCGATCGCTGAACCTGTCCACGAGTGTGGGCGTCGCGGTCTACGAGGCAATCCGGCAGCAGGTGAAATTCGGGCTTCGTCAGGGCTGA
- a CDS encoding transporter substrate-binding domain-containing protein: MRRHMDAFVSDALRAELAPRGVLRVALNHANFLLVPAPATEGRGVAADLGRDLGARLSVPVTFIGYADAGKVADAASQDAWDVAFIGADAARSDVVFSPAYLGIEATFLVRAPSAALEPLDVDRPGIRIAVADRSAYHLALQRIIRQATFVPADGLPASEERFHRDGLEVLAGLRPHLVDVATRTPGGRVLDGAFLTVQQAIGVPRGRVAAAEWVVGFVREVLMDGTVAGLVARHGVSGVTVPPGA; encoded by the coding sequence ATGAGGCGACATATGGATGCCTTCGTGTCCGACGCCCTGCGCGCCGAACTCGCGCCGCGTGGTGTGCTGCGCGTGGCCCTGAATCACGCGAACTTCCTGCTCGTCCCCGCTCCGGCGACGGAAGGGCGCGGTGTGGCCGCGGACCTCGGCCGCGACCTTGGTGCGCGTCTTAGCGTGCCGGTCACCTTCATTGGCTACGCCGATGCGGGGAAGGTGGCCGATGCCGCCAGCCAGGATGCGTGGGACGTTGCGTTCATCGGCGCCGACGCAGCGCGGAGCGATGTGGTGTTCTCCCCGGCGTACCTCGGGATCGAGGCCACCTTCCTGGTGCGGGCCCCCTCCGCCGCCCTCGAGCCTCTTGACGTCGACCGGCCCGGGATCCGCATCGCGGTGGCCGACCGGAGTGCCTACCACCTGGCCCTGCAGCGCATCATCAGGCAGGCCACCTTCGTCCCGGCCGACGGACTGCCGGCGTCGGAGGAGCGTTTCCATCGCGACGGGCTCGAGGTCCTGGCGGGGCTGCGTCCCCACCTGGTCGACGTGGCCACTCGTACCCCCGGGGGACGGGTCCTTGACGGGGCCTTCCTTACGGTCCAGCAGGCGATCGGGGTACCTCGGGGGCGGGTGGCGGCGGCCGAGTGGGTGGTGGGGTTCGTGCGCGAGGTGCTGATGGATGGGACGGTGGCTGGGCTGGTGGCCAGGCACGGTGTGAGTGGGGTTACGGTGCCGCCGGGGGCGTAG
- a CDS encoding S8 family serine peptidase, which yields MLQVLGMVAALCAGCGDPQEPRGLRIAIPDPIVDLGVSDGCARFQVRFDAGGAPIVEPIFNSASCALNQIRLLSDTAATFDAATGALRVAIVMENLGTAAIVPRVRLRFNADSVTRLDANGNPVGGANDILGYQPDSASANGRVAFWRFDGYLAPAGQPQVLMPGARTQRRWVEFRGTTWSHRTRLKLFATGQEQELVPAQAPDSIPHSLLNRIITPSSGLKYYHGVLYVGFVRGTTQQEKARVVGLVNSRVVGGRPDPAVDGGMYLLQLPTDTSQATLVAAEVILGAQASVVWTRRQLRLDVVPAWRRPNDGAGWQRGDWRVRGDSLLSPNALRASWGAQFVRTPLGWGCSLADTAAHVAVIDYGFQAPSGHDMPGYRASYNANLSGDTIRHGAAVLSVIGSVGDNNTGITGVAWGAALSAWDPTSVDAQNRPMKDSTTGRRLVYPEEILQQIVDATRAGATVISISLGADSVALYNVGNPVADSALRAVVGGLRRSLDSLGVPRPLLVLSAGNVRNGDVRGSFFPLIRDSLPATTIVVSAMGHNATALYAPLNDSRIDLLAPGQGIGAWVNGSGAPFTGSSFATPLVSGAAALLKSFDPRLSADSLKLLLVQGAARRNVRVAGYPVLDAYEPLRLAAERPGAPLCGNNILVSETTGNPKTISARVRRAAGQPYETIASWQVPADTGIFLATTHGGRELLRETVNGYQRVARYNNGAWASLSQPWSNVQTPSLTGSSQSILSRTHDGDSSVVLVAVGAVGSPNLSFAYRTGQTTGATFTTFPSVPTSWTDPLTGIGPYGGAASAGGVPAPTGEFVINVLRAGNALSTWTFFKTVPATGVRTQLFNESVHVVPNYLGSCQPNCTGVSNPLGISVNEDGSEFTYTVPTQLWQNNTSCVVKRYSMKAGVHLPPDTVTGGQVPGYPYWPSCGGVGYDAARVSGRVILSR from the coding sequence ATGCTACAGGTGTTGGGAATGGTCGCCGCGTTGTGCGCTGGGTGCGGTGATCCCCAGGAGCCGCGGGGCCTGCGGATTGCAATTCCGGACCCGATTGTTGACCTGGGGGTCAGTGATGGCTGCGCGCGCTTCCAGGTGCGGTTCGACGCCGGTGGTGCGCCGATTGTTGAGCCGATCTTCAACTCGGCGTCGTGCGCGCTCAACCAGATTCGGTTGTTGAGTGATACGGCGGCGACCTTCGACGCCGCGACCGGGGCGTTGCGGGTCGCGATCGTGATGGAGAACCTCGGGACGGCGGCCATCGTGCCGCGGGTGCGACTCCGCTTCAACGCGGACAGTGTCACGCGACTGGACGCCAACGGGAACCCCGTTGGAGGGGCGAACGACATCCTCGGGTACCAGCCGGATTCGGCGAGCGCCAATGGCCGCGTCGCCTTTTGGCGATTTGACGGCTACCTCGCGCCCGCGGGTCAGCCGCAGGTGCTCATGCCCGGGGCCCGGACTCAGCGGCGGTGGGTGGAGTTTCGCGGGACAACTTGGAGTCACCGGACGCGGCTGAAGTTGTTTGCGACAGGTCAAGAACAGGAACTCGTGCCCGCGCAAGCGCCGGACTCGATTCCTCACTCCCTTCTCAACAGGATCATCACGCCTTCCTCTGGCCTCAAGTACTATCACGGAGTGCTATACGTTGGCTTCGTCCGCGGAACAACTCAACAGGAGAAGGCCAGGGTAGTGGGGTTGGTGAACAGCCGCGTCGTAGGTGGGCGACCGGACCCCGCGGTTGACGGCGGGATGTACCTCTTGCAGTTGCCGACAGACACTTCTCAGGCAACCCTGGTCGCAGCAGAGGTGATCCTTGGAGCGCAAGCGTCGGTTGTGTGGACTCGTCGTCAGCTGCGCCTCGACGTGGTCCCAGCATGGAGGCGTCCCAACGATGGTGCAGGGTGGCAGCGAGGCGACTGGCGCGTCCGCGGTGACTCGCTGCTTTCTCCGAACGCGCTCCGCGCATCTTGGGGGGCCCAGTTTGTGCGAACGCCCCTGGGCTGGGGATGCTCACTCGCGGATACTGCTGCGCACGTGGCGGTAATCGACTACGGATTCCAGGCCCCCTCGGGTCATGACATGCCTGGCTATCGTGCCTCATACAACGCCAACCTCAGTGGCGATACAATCCGTCACGGTGCCGCCGTCCTGTCGGTCATCGGGTCGGTTGGGGACAATAACACCGGGATTACGGGCGTCGCCTGGGGGGCCGCACTTTCGGCATGGGATCCAACGAGCGTCGATGCTCAGAATCGCCCGATGAAAGATTCAACAACCGGAAGGCGACTCGTATACCCAGAGGAGATACTGCAGCAGATTGTTGATGCGACGCGTGCAGGTGCAACCGTGATCTCGATTTCGCTTGGTGCTGACAGTGTCGCCCTCTACAACGTTGGCAACCCGGTCGCCGATTCCGCGCTGCGAGCCGTGGTCGGCGGCCTCCGGCGCAGTCTCGATTCTTTGGGGGTGCCCCGGCCACTGCTGGTTCTTTCGGCCGGCAACGTTAGGAACGGGGACGTGAGGGGATCCTTCTTTCCGCTCATACGGGATAGCCTGCCCGCAACCACAATTGTCGTCAGCGCGATGGGGCACAACGCGACCGCACTCTATGCTCCGCTGAACGATTCTCGAATCGACCTGCTCGCACCAGGTCAAGGCATCGGTGCGTGGGTCAACGGGTCAGGAGCACCCTTCACTGGCTCCTCGTTCGCCACGCCCCTCGTCTCTGGCGCTGCGGCGCTGCTGAAGTCCTTCGACCCACGCCTGTCCGCAGATTCGCTCAAGTTGCTCCTTGTCCAAGGTGCGGCAAGACGCAACGTCCGTGTGGCCGGCTACCCTGTGCTCGATGCATACGAACCGCTACGACTCGCCGCCGAACGTCCGGGCGCGCCCCTCTGCGGCAACAACATCCTGGTGTCGGAGACGACCGGAAACCCGAAGACTATCAGCGCTCGGGTGAGACGAGCCGCAGGACAACCCTACGAAACCATTGCCTCGTGGCAGGTGCCGGCGGACACAGGGATCTTCCTGGCTACCACGCACGGTGGGCGCGAACTTCTGCGTGAGACGGTGAACGGCTATCAGCGCGTAGCCCGTTACAACAACGGGGCCTGGGCAAGCCTGTCGCAACCGTGGAGCAACGTGCAGACGCCGAGTCTCACCGGATCGAGCCAGTCGATTCTCTCTCGCACGCACGACGGGGACTCCTCTGTGGTTCTGGTCGCCGTCGGTGCCGTGGGTTCCCCCAACCTTTCGTTTGCATATCGGACGGGCCAAACGACCGGGGCGACATTCACCACTTTCCCGAGTGTACCCACCAGCTGGACGGATCCACTGACTGGCATTGGCCCATATGGAGGCGCGGCGTCGGCCGGGGGGGTGCCAGCCCCGACGGGTGAATTCGTCATCAATGTACTCCGTGCCGGAAACGCACTCTCTACCTGGACGTTCTTCAAGACCGTGCCCGCGACGGGCGTCCGAACTCAGCTCTTCAACGAGTCGGTACATGTCGTGCCCAACTACCTGGGTAGCTGCCAGCCAAACTGCACCGGCGTGTCGAACCCTCTCGGTATTTCTGTGAACGAGGATGGCTCCGAGTTCACCTATACCGTCCCGACCCAACTCTGGCAGAACAACACATCATGTGTTGTGAAGCGCTACTCGATGAAGGCTGGCGTTCACCTCCCACCCGATACCGTGACGGGTGGCCAGGTCCCCGGGTACCCGTATTGGCCGAGCTGCGGCGGGGTGGGATACGACGCCGCAAGAGTGTCGGGGAGGGTGATCCTGTCGCGCTAA